Sequence from the Fragaria vesca subsp. vesca linkage group LG4, FraVesHawaii_1.0, whole genome shotgun sequence genome:
ACAATATCTACTCCAAGGTTTACAGTTTTCATAATGTACAAATAACCACCAAGAAAATACCTTATTATATATTTTTGCAATTGCTTCAAGATGTTCATGTGTGGGTTGGCCAAAAGAAGTTACTCCTGCTGCATGCATCAAGTCCTTATCAGCTTCCGTACCATCTGCCTCAATTTCTTCCCAGTCACTATCCTGCAGCAGAAAGATCATTATATAATAAGTAAAGCAGAAAGATGCATTAAGTCCTTAAAGCTCATTATTGATGTGTAATTTTCACCAAACAAGTCAAGAAAGATTGACTACCTCATTATCACTAGCTAAAACCTGTTCTTGGATTTCAACCAATGCATCTGCCAATAAAGCCATTATCTGCAAAAACAAGAAATGGTGAAATTTTTTTTCTTTCTAAAACCGGTATTTCCGACAATACATCACAGAGCACAGGCACTAATCAATAACTTTCCATGTACACATGGCTAATATACAATCTTGCAGTAGCCACTACATATCCACTGAAATAACTGCAGAATTGCCAAGCGTAACAACTTCACCATGCTAAAGTTATGTGCATTCACAAGCTTGTCAGCTCAAAATAAATTTCCTGCTTGATAAAAGAATAAAATGATAATAAACAAGGGCCCCCACCCCCCAAGTAGTACCTTTGCAGGAAGTGGCACCACTGTCCACTGATCAGGAGCTAATTTAGCTTTTGAACGAGTCGTGATCCCAGCAGCACCCTTCAGAAGGGAAGCAGATCAAGTTTTTAGTCAGCAAAGCATATATAAGAAAATGAATAGGAACACAAGTTTCAGCAGAACCTGAATCAAATGTCCTTGCACATTGATTTTTGCTAATTCAGGATGCCTAGATGAGAGCAATAAGGCCAAAGCAGTAGTAGTGACTTTAATTTGGTAGGCCCCCTGAATCTCACCTGCATTCAATTAATACATCTTAAGATCTGAATTCTGCGGGGCCTCTAATAAGTCTCAGCCTCTTTAGTAAACAGAGGGTATGTGCAAATGCAGAATGATTGCACACTTATGCTCAAATGCCCTTCTGCTAAGTGCTAAACATAAACTAAAGAGGAAACAGCTCCAATAGGAGGATGATCTTTTAGGTGTAGGTTTCTAAATAGACTTATCACACGGGGAACAATCTTAGGTGAGCTGAATTTGACCCTTCAAATGTTAGCTGAAATCATATTGGCGTGTAAGCAAAGAACTGAAACATACATAACATTGTTGCTACAAGTCCGCCAGTTTGTCAAAGGACAATAGGACACTACAGATGCACAATTGTACTAAAGATATGTTGCATCTTTTAGCAGGGACAATGATTGGGTTTCATCAACTGGATTTAATAAATCAAACATTGCACCAATCAGTAACTTCTACTCCAGATTTGTATTTTGATCTAGCTAAGATTATATAAGAAGTAAACAAGCATATAAAAATTACCTTGCTGTTTGGTCCATTCTGACATCAAGTATACAAAAGAGTTATCATAGCCATCGGTTGGAATGGAGACGAGCATATCAATAAATTGTTCAACGTTTGGAGCACTAAAGTGTACCTATGAAATTCAACATGAAAAAATTAAACCATATAAGACATGGACAGCATATGCTAGAGACACACCAAACTAGGCTGCTAAGTAAAAGTTCACTGGAAAGGTAAGATTTTCAGGACAATGACGAAAACATACAAGTTAGAATATGAACGAACTAGACAACATACATATTTTCATTGAGAGTTAGTATATATATGCTAGTCATAAACGTTCATGGATTAGGGTAAAAATACCCTGATTACTTTCAGGAAAAATCTGAAAAAAATAATAATAAATCTTTGCATAGGGTTTCAGTATATCCCGTAATGGTCGCTGGGGGAACTTACAAACATAGAGTGTTACGGTGCATACCAGTCGAGCAAATATGAGTAGCAGTGAGCTTCTCAGTCCAACTATTTGAGCAGATTGCATGCGCCTAAGAAGAGCAACAACCAGGTCTCGAATATGGGGTGCCATTTGTGATGGCAGATGCAAAATAAGTTGCAGAATGTAGCTCCCAACAAATAGAGAACCAGAGCTTTCCAAATCAGGGTTCAGAAGCCTGCACTCAGCATAAAGCTTACAGTAACTGAATCTAACAATATTAAAGACATTTCTTTTTCATTTTTCTGTTCATAGGCCTACAAAAATAATGATGAACTGTCATATTACAAAAAAAAAAAAATTTAAATAAACACTCAATCCAGTTGAAAAAATGGAATTAAAAGGCATATCATCACAACCTGGCAGACACTTTGGGCATGAAAGGAGAACATGTAATTCTCATATGAAGCATAAGTGCATAACAAAGAAAAAGGAAAGAGGAAACAGTCACTTGAATCCATCAAAATGATAAATATAACTTTCCAGCCAATTCTGATGGACTGTCACAATTCAAGGATCATAAAAATCAAAGCGTCCTTCATGATTGAGAAAAAATGAAACAACCAAACACATTGAAAGAACCAGGCATCTAGAAAACAAACAAGACACTGCAAGCAAAGGACATAGGCACTGGGTCCATTGGAATACACACACTAGACTCCCATTAGGAGAGACTCAAAGGGACAGAAAGTCAGGAAAGGAGTGCTCATCAGTACTCCTTTTTCAGGTGAGGCCACTAGGATGTGGCAAAATTTAAACCAGAAGACCAAATAAGAGTTTGCAAGAAATTAGGGAAGGCAAATAAAGTAGTTTTTTCCTTCTTTCTTTTATTTCTTTCTTCCTTTTCCTTAATTGTATTTATTTTATTCAAGATCTGATTACCTTGAAGCTGCATCAAGCAACCTTCTCATTGTATTTCCAGAATCACCACCCCAAGTAAGCACATCTTGTCTTCCACCAGCTATAAAAGCAGCTAAACATTCTGTTGCATTCTGGTATAGTTGTCGCAACAACCTTGTGTCACTTAAATATGTAATAGTATGAACAATTTATGATTGAGAGAGAGAGAGAGTACCTGCATTTCACTATGATCGTCACTTTGTAGGACAATTCGGATAACACCATCAAAACAAGCATCATATACTGCTTTCACCACATCGCTGGGAGCATTCTGTACCAACGCTATCAAAAAGTTTGATTAGCAATCCACCAAGATGCAGTCTGAAGTTAAACTGGAAATTTGAGGGGAGAAGATTGTGATAAACTAGAAGAAGAAAAAGGAAAAAATGAAGCAAATAAGAAATGAATCTTCAGTGAAGCATATCTTACTTTCAATAGCATTGTCACCAGATCCACTGATCCAGCCACTAATCCATCAGGCTGCTGTTGGGGCTGACAATTACCATCAATTTGCATCAGAAGCAAATAATTTTTCCTCTCAAAATGTTAAAATATAACACAAAAATAATGCAATTTTGTTATAAGCACTGACATACTTCATTCAATACTGGTGACACATACGGTAATACTCGGGAAACCAGTGGATGTATACAGCCAGGGGCATTTTTTAGTGCCTGATAAATATCATAAACAAAAGCTGGTCAATCAAACAAGTAAAAGCTTTACACACATGTAAATATGTTATTACATCTACCAACAATGCTCCATAAAATTACCTCTAGAACTTCAATTGAATCCATACTGACAAAAGGATCAGATATATGTGAAGCCCACATGTTAAGGATCACAGGGGAAATGATAGGCTCTATCGATGCCGATAATTCGTAACCTACAATTGAATAGAAAACATGTAGCTACACAACCTCTTCAAAGTCCAAATAATTCAATGATTTCACACCAAAAACACAAAAAAAGGAAGAAAAACAGAAGGATAAGAAGTGTATAACAGAGTTACAAATCCATCTAATTCTAAAAAGAAACTGCTTCAACTGTATTCCCTTTAAAACTCACCTGCCTCAATTGCAGCAAGCAGTGTTTCAAGTACCAGGTTCAACGTTTCATCAGACGCCTAAAACCAGAATTATAATAGATGCTTAATGCAAATACAAGAGAAACACTAAGCCAAGGTAAATACTAGTAATCAGTACCTGATTAAGAAGATCAGAAAGTGATGAAAACAAACTCATTATATGTGGTTGAATTAATCCTTTGTTTGCTTTAGGTAGGAGCTGGGAAAGTGCCCTGCAGGCACCTACTTTGACAGGCGGGGGCCTAACAGTGACGACAAAGGATGAATTCAGTTCTTGATCAGATACAAATTCCTCATGAACAGAAATGAGAGAGAGAGAGAGAGAGAGAGACGTACACATCCATGGCAATTGCTTTAGCAGCAGCATAGAGAAAGTGCTCAAGAACTCCATCACTGATCTATACAACATTAGAAATGTTTCAAAGATAAGATACATCCAATTCTCCGATCATATAAGAAAACAAGAATTTTAAATAAATAAGTAAAGGATAATACCACAGAGGAGAACTTGGCAACCGATGAAAACATGCGAGAATACAAAAAGGGATATTCATGAACATCTGAAACACAGAAAATGTTTACTCACAAATGAATGAATGCTTCTTCCTCTCCCTTTCTTTTTTTCCTTCTTTTTATTTGGGAGAGGAGAGGAGGGGGGTTGGGTGCTATTGCAGGGAAAAGAGAACCAAACCTAATCCAATGTCTTCACTAATTATCTGCTCCAGAAGGTTTCCTAAGCCAATTCTCATCGATCCTGAATCCTGTGAACTAACATTAATCAGAGTCTACCAAGGTGAATTCACTTGAAACTGGAAGTGAGTGACATGCACAAAGAAAAGAAGACACACCAAGCAGAAGCATAAAAACCAACCCATAGAAATAAATGGCATCATATATACAAGAAAGCACAAACCTCTGCTTCAAGCAATAGTTCTGATATAGAAGTCAAAGCAAACAAAGTCGCCTCTCTCATCTGAAGCATAAATCAGCCATAACAAGTTAACAAAGAAAAATTAAATGAAATGCATAGGGAAAAAGATGTTTACTTACTCTCCACCATATGGCAGAACCAGCATGCTTCTCTCTTTGAGACTCACTTAAACGTGTTTTTGCAGCATCAATGATAGCACTGATTCCTTCTGTACCACAAGTATTCACCACTTCTTCAAGTAGAAGTGAACCTGGAAAGGAAAAGTGGTATTAAAGCTCAAGTAGGTCAGAAGAAAGAAATTGAACTTTAAATCAGGATTACAAATTTGAAATAATAGGTCTAACCCCAAAGACAAGATTGATATACTTCAATAAAACAGAATCATGAAGTAGCCTCAAGGATGGAAATGAGTTTTTCTACAAAACTGATCTTGAATGATTGAATGTTCCATAAATCAGCAATACTATACTACAGTAAAAGAAAAGGGAAGATCTATATATGTGACAGGTTTTAATATATATATATAGAACTTTTCTCAGGTGCGGACATCCGCACTGTTTTTTCGTCCGTTCGCCACCGTACAGCGCGGGCAAGGGCGCGCCTCCACCCCAACCGACTCCAGCAGCTTCCCCGACCACTTTCCATCCCCGGTGAGTCCGCCGAATTCCAGTTTTCCGGCCTGATTGACTTTGTTTGAAGTTTTGGGTGATCTGGCCGGAAAACTGGAATTCGGCGGACTCGCCGGGGATGGAAAGTGGTCGGGGGAGCTGCTGGAGTCCCTGGGTGGAGGCGCGCCCTCGCCGGCGCCGTACAGTGGCAAACGGAGGGAAATCCGCACCGTTACGTCCGTAGCTGAGACGGACTGTATATATATATATATACAGCCCCCTTCCACTGAGGGATCCCTATTTTTGGCCACTTTCTAGGGATAGGGCATTACACCACTTCCCAATTGAATTTTTACATCTCCACCGTTCATATCTTAGGTCTATATGAGTAGATCACCTCTACAAAATTTCATATGATTTGGTGATCGTTAAGGCTTTCAAAAGTTTGATTTAGTTTTAATAATCTTGAACGGTCTAGCTTATGTCAAACTAAAACCGTTGAAGGTCATAAAAACTAAATTGAACTTTTGAAAGCCTTAACGATCACCAAATCATATAAAATTTTATAGAGGTGATCTACTCATATAGACCTAAGATATGAACGGTGGAGATGTAAAATTATAATTGGGAAGTTGGTGTAATGCCCTATCCCTATAAATGACTTAAAATAGAGATCCCTCATCGGAAGGGCCCTGTATATATATATATATATATATATATATATATTGATTGTCAAGAAGAGTTTCCAGAAGAAACATCAACTTGCATAGAGATGCTACACATACCAGAAACACGACAGCTATAAGTAGAATCATCCTCATCAGCTACAAATTGGTTAGCATCCATCGACCAAGTATGAACCTAAAGAACAATGAAAACAGAGGAACAACCATTAAAATGATGGTTTTAATACAACAAAAGCACATGAAATTAAAAATGCTTGGTAATACTAGAGGTGATTTACTTTCCCAATCAGGAAAACTCAATCAGATAAAATCAATCTAGAGGAATATAATGAGTATAACGATTATAATTATGTAGGTTCCAGTATACTGTTAATTAGTCTCAAGTGGTCAAAGAGAGAGCCATATTTATGAGATACCAGTATCATATTAAGGTGCATGAGGACATGATCGTTAGAATATGATAGTTGGGACTAGAAAGCAAGTGTAAAGATATCCAAAAGCACAAGACTACCTGCTGTTCCGTTATTTGCAGAAAAGCAATGGTGTAATACACCAACTCCTTGACATTATTCGTGATGACCTATAGGATTAAGGAGAAAATCATCGTACATCAAAAAGTATGCAATAAAAAACAGAAGCAACAAGTAGAGACGGGTAACATACCTTAACCAATTCTGCATTACCCACGATAGTCAACAGAAACTCAAATAGCTGCAAATAAATAGAGATGTTTTAACAACTACAGTGATAAAATCTGTAAACAACATGTGTAAAGAAAGTTGCCACATGTGATAAAGCAATAAAGTTATGTTTTTGATCCAGAAAGACATCAAGACGCTTTTATGAGGACAATGGGGGTTGCCATACTCTATAAGAAGTCGATAAATATATTTTCAAATGTCATGTGGATTTAACTACCTGGATGACAAAGGAATCTAGGCTCTTATCAGCACCATCTGAATCATATCTTCCATCATACGAATCTTCTGTACCTTCAATTGACGATCTTGCATATACTTCAAGAGAGGTCGTAAAAGTTTGCCACAATGGCCCCACAATAACTGCCAAAGCAGAAACAGTTCAGAGCAAGATATGAATAATACTGCATGCACATTATCCGCAAGCAGCACATAGATGCAAACGGTACATGTCACATGCCAAATGACTCGCATTGATAGATAGGAATGACTTACTCATGAATTCACTCTCAATAAGGCCTGGGAAATTTTGAACAAACTGATTCAAGCACTTCAATACCTAATGATGAAGATCACAAACCATATATAAAATGCCCAGTCTAATAGAAGATATACGTGTATCACAACAAATTTGTAACAAATCAATAACCAACCTCCATTCTTATACTCCAATCATCAGGATCTTCGGATTGCACTGGATGACTCAGGATTGCCGAAAATTGATTCATCCATGGTTTTAGCATAGGTGCTATTAATGCAGTGGTCTCCGTCTGGACATAAACATCTTAATCTGTTAATTCATAATAGAAGAAGCTTAAATTACTGCACTTCAGATTGTGTGAAGTTCATTAAAATTGATAACAAATCAAATACCTTGTATACACCACTCATCACTCCCAAGACGGCAATACATGAATAAACAATTGAATAGGCTTTTGTGCGTAAATATTTGTCATACACCTGCACATACAAATCCCACAATAGACCACATGGTTAACTGAAGGAAACATAAATTTTCAAACTGATAACTGACATGACAGAAAAGTATGCATTAAGAGCCTCAAATGTCATAAAAAGCTGTCCCTCTCAAAATTACCACAGTTCATAAGCAGATGAACATGAGACTCAAATAGGCCACATAACAGGCATTTTACAAAGGAGCTTTACTTGCCTTTTAAATAGAAAAGAGCTGAAAGACAATTAATTGGAAAAGAAGACAGAGGGTACTAACCTGAGGAGACGATACAACTGTAAGTAAGCATGGGAACAAAGCGGGCATTAGGGTCGGGACCACTGTATCATCTAAGTCCACTGAGAGGAGAGCCAAGCATCTAAGAGCTCCATGCACTGCAAAATTTAAGAAACTCCTTAATCTTTAGCAGAAAAGTTTGTCATAACAAATATGAAAAAGCACAGGATAGAGTTGGCAGATCCCGAATCAGACACACTCACCTCCATTCATATTGGCTTGGTTGTTAACCAACTTCATTAGATGTGGTAATAAGTCCGGCCAATCTTCTGGCCAATCATAACC
This genomic interval carries:
- the LOC101294462 gene encoding importin-9-like, whose translation is MANLNIVLDEDQQWLLNCLSATLDPNHEVRSFAEASLNQASLQPGFGSALSKVAANRELSLGLRQLAAVLLKQFIKRHWNESDEAFEHPSVSSDEKVLVRKLLLYSLDDPHRKICTAISMAVASIAGYDWPEDWPDLLPHLMKLVNNQANMNGVHGALRCLALLSVDLDDTVVPTLMPALFPCLLTVVSSPQVYDKYLRTKAYSIVYSCIAVLGVMSGVYKTETTALIAPMLKPWMNQFSAILSHPVQSEDPDDWSIRMEVLKCLNQFVQNFPGLIESEFMIIVGPLWQTFTTSLEVYARSSIEGTEDSYDGRYDSDGADKSLDSFVIQLFEFLLTIVGNAELVKVITNNVKELVYYTIAFLQITEQQVHTWSMDANQFVADEDDSTYSCRVSGSLLLEEVVNTCGTEGISAIIDAAKTRLSESQREKHAGSAIWWRMREATLFALTSISELLLEAEDSGSMRIGLGNLLEQIISEDIGLDVHEYPFLYSRMFSSVAKFSSVISDGVLEHFLYAAAKAIAMDVPPPVKVGACRALSQLLPKANKGLIQPHIMSLFSSLSDLLNQASDETLNLVLETLLAAIEAGYELSASIEPIISPVILNMWASHISDPFVSMDSIEVLEALKNAPGCIHPLVSRVLPYVSPVLNEPQQQPDGLVAGSVDLVTMLLKNAPSDVVKAVYDACFDGVIRIVLQSDDHSEMQNATECLAAFIAGGRQDVLTWGGDSGNTMRRLLDAASRLLNPDLESSGSLFVGSYILQLILHLPSQMAPHIRDLVVALLRRMQSAQIVGLRSSLLLIFARLVHFSAPNVEQFIDMLVSIPTDGYDNSFVYLMSEWTKQQGEIQGAYQIKVTTTALALLLSSRHPELAKINVQGHLIQGAAGITTRSKAKLAPDQWTVVPLPAKIMALLADALVEIQEQVLASDNEDSDWEEIEADGTEADKDLMHAAGVTSFGQPTHEHLEAIAKIYNKDGYEDDHLSVADPLNQINLANYLADFFVNFSQRERQVFDHLFQSLTQNQRNAIQKVKTV